In uncultured Desulfuromonas sp., the genomic stretch AGGAACTCCACAGTGAGAAGTCCAATGTTGAGCGGTGTTCCCCACCACGAATGAGGCAACTGGTAGTAGCGCCTAAACCCTTCATAATACAGCATTACATGCATCATGTTGAGCGTGTTGCCGACGAGGATAATCACCGAAATCGGTAAAAATTCAGGGCGCACAACACTTATGACAGAACCCAATGCCCAGCACACGGAACCCGCCACCCACAAGCCAAAACCGGGATAGGTCTTGCTGCGAGACCAGGCATGCAAAAGCAAAAGGGCCATTGCGCAATTCAAAAGTGCGGATACGATGGCCAGAGTTATTGAGTCCAGAACGATCATGGCAATCCAGCTTTACCGTTCTCTTTATAGATAAACTTTCTTGTGGCTTGCGCAAACCGACCAAATCCGGTCGTTGACGGTTTCCCAGGGAGTGAACTCCGTTTCGTTACAATGTCGCACGATCCGGGCGGACCGGTCATTCAGAGTCGTGAGGCAATGTGATACATCGTCATTCCGGCCCGTAATGCGTTGGGAAGATACGCCCCGAAACAAAATATTGTACACGGAGAAACGGAACAGTAGCGACCGGGCTTGAAAAAGAACGTCCTGACCACAGAACGTAGACAGGGTATGCCGCGGCCCAGATAGGGACTTATGGCTCAGAAGTGACGAATTTCAAAGAACCGAGAAAAAACCATCAGGCGCTCAGGGCAAAAAGCAAAAAAGCCGCTCAGGCGTCGGGTGTCATAAATCAACCTGTCAACTTACATGGCGCGCAGAGGAACACATGGGCCATTTGAATTTGCCGGGAAACGCTTCACGGGCTTCACGCCGATTTGAAAACAAAAAGAAAGCTCACGAACTTGCGCTTCATTAATGAATGAGATATACCATCTTTAAAAAATAAGAACAATCAATATATCGTATTGCTTCTGGCCTAGGTAATGGAACCGAATCCATGCCAAGCCCGTTGATGGATCGATTTCAATTGCCGTTCACAACACGTAACATTGCCAGAGCCAAAAAAGACTTAAATCGTGCCCATTCTTCCCATTGGGCATATTCTCCTACTCCATCCCAGCCACAAAATTAAACGGCGACGTATGCGGTAGATCACGCCGCTGGCGATAACTCTCCAATACCTTTTTCCCCTGCGGGGTGAACACCCCCAGGTGAGAAATATCGACGAGAAAACCACTGCAGCCCATCTCGTACAATTGCGGCAATGCGCCACACAGTGAAAAGTCATTATCTGAGCGCAGTACGGTCAGACCGGCTTTCGACACCACCTGATAGCCATCTCCGCGATCAGACAACAAGGGCTGGCCACCTTTAAGTCCGGGAATACGGATGCGTGAAGTAATCAACGGAATGGAACCATACACCATGGCATACAACGCGTGAGAACCACGCCGCTGCACCACCTGCTTCATGTTGTCGGCATCATCCTCAATATACAGCTCATTACTTGCCGCCCCCAGATCCTGCCACGCTTGCATGGCTTCACTATTGAGGCAAAACAGCCGGTAACTCGCTTCAAGACGAACATCGGCAAACTTTTTAAACAGTTCAAAATGACTGAGGTTGGTCAGCCGAAACTGTGTGAACCCGGACTGAATCAGGTGGGAAACCGCTTTTTGATACGTTGTCCACTCCTGGTCGAAAATCACAAAAGGCAGATCCCACACCACACCACGCCGTTGCCGCTGCCCGACTTTCCACGGCCGATGCAATACCGCTGTGGTCAGCGGCACCAGAATACGGTCGATTTCATGACTATCCAGCGCACGCATCTCACGAATATCCTTGATGGCCACAGTCACTTCCTGCGATGCGGCCGGATGCGGACTCTCGGGAGGCAACAGGCTCGCCAGCGCACGTTTGCGCCGTTGCGCCTGGTGTTTTTTCCTCGAATTTTCGACATCGCGCTGTAAATGCTGATAAAAATCGCGGCGCACTTCTTTCAGCCGCTTGGGCGGGATGATCATATCCGGCAAGGTTCCGGTGGTAAAGGTCGTTAATTCAAATGGTGCGTCATCACATTGCCGAAATACCTGCTCCAGAGCCTCTTTGGACAGCGGACTCTGTTTGGCGGCAAACATATCGACATCATACGAGGCATTGAGACACACCTGCCCCACTTCGGCACAGACAATCAACTGTTGATTCTCCACCGCCACATTCAGCGTCAACGGCTGGCGAGCGGCCCCCACCTGTTGCAGACGCCGACGACACGCGGCATCACTCATGGCAAAGGCCTTTTGCGACGAGACCTTGAACACGGCGTCACCCGGCTTGAAGCGCCCTTTGAAGGTATGACTGACACAGGCGGCTCCAGCGGCAAGTTTTTTGACCGGCTTGCGCCCGGCCCACAACTGCTTGACGGTGAACGCCGTACCCACTTTATCACTACCGGGCTGAATGCGGATACGGTCGCCGAGATTGAGCACATCACGGCTCTTGAAGAACAATTTGTTGTCCGTGGCTCGGGTCACTTCGCCGAGATAACGCCCAGTCGAACCACGCAATGCCGGCGTTGCCATATCTGTGGGCTGGCGGCCAGCAAGGAAGCCCTTGGTCGGTGTGCGACCAAATGACTGTTTGAGCAACTTGCGCGCATCCTCGACAGCAGACTGGCGATCTTTGCCTGTGGCATCCATCACCATGCGATAGGCCTGGACAACGTTGGACACGTATTCGGCGCTTTTCATCCGTCCTTCGATCTTAAAGCTGGACACCCCGGCATCCTGCAACGCCGGCAACAACTCAATGGCAGAGAGATCGTTGGGCGAAAAATAGTAGCCGTCCTTGCCACGCTGGCTATAACGACGGCGGCACGGCTGGGTACAGCGGCCACGATTGCCACTCTTACCACCAAGATAGGAAGAAAAATAGCACTGGCCGGAAAAACAGAAGCACAGGGCACCGTGAATAAAGTGCTCCAGCTCCAGATGAGTCTGAGAGCGAATGTGCTGAATCTCGGGCAGGGTCAGTTCACGCGCCAGAACGCCGCGGCTGAATCCCATTTTTTCCAGTTGCTTCACCCCAGCGGCATTGTGGACTGTCATCTGCGTGGAGGCATGCAGCTCCAGATCGGGAAAGTGATTGCGTGCCATACGCCAGACGCCGAGATCCTGGAGAATCACCGCATCGACTCCAGCTTCCTCTACCGCGGCCAGAGTATCGATCAACGCCGGCAATTCCTGTTCCTTGACCAGGGTGTTGATCGTCACAAACAATTTGCGGTCACGCTGCTGGACGTAACGTGTCATCGCCGCAATATCCTGAAACGAAAAATTCTTGGCCTTGGCGCGCGCCGAAAACGATTGCAAGCCACAATAAACGGCGTCGGCACCGGCTTCCATGGCGGCAAAAAAGGCTTCAAGACTGCCGGCAGGGGCCAGCAGCTCAGCCTGAAGGGATTGCTGTTTTTTCTGGGTTGGTTTCACTCGGTATCTCCGACCGGAAGCGACACCGTAACACAGGTGCCTTCTCCCGGTTGCGAGTCATAGCGCAACGTGCCGCCATGCTCCTTGATAATTCGCGAGGAGACGGAAAGACCGAGACCGGTCCCGCCCTCTTCACGCTTGGTGGTAAAAAACGGGTCAAAAATTTTATCCAGATGTTCGGTAGAGATGCCTCGGCCACCATCCGTCACTTGGATGCAAACCTGTTGCGCCTGCGAATCATGACAGGTCACGACTTCAATCGCCTGGTCCGGTGCGGTCAATGCTTGGCACGCGTTCATCAGCAGATTGATCACCACCTGCTCCAGACCTTGGAAACTCCCCGCCAACGGGGGAAGGTCTTCTGCGTAAACAATCCGCACATCGTGGCTGGATTTTTTGAGGCTGTTGGCCACCATGCGACTGGCAGCAAGAACCACTTCGTTCACATCAACCGATTCAAAACGGTCCATTTCACTGCGGGTGAACTGCTTGAGATCTTCAACAATACGGCGAATATTGGTCGTGGCCAGACGGTTATTGCGAAAGAGTTGCGGCAAATCCTCCTCCAGCTCGCTGAAGGTGAAACCTCCAAAATTGCCGTCACATCCGCCACAATCCACCAGCTCCTGCATCAGATCACGGCAGATCTCTTCGAGCAAGCCATTATTCATGGCCAACAGGCCGTTGGGATTATTGATTTCGTGGGCCACGCCGGCAGCTAGCTCCCCCAAGGCGGCCAAGCGACTGTTCTGAGTTGCTTCGTTTTTCAACT encodes the following:
- a CDS encoding U32 family peptidase, with protein sequence MKPTQKKQQSLQAELLAPAGSLEAFFAAMEAGADAVYCGLQSFSARAKAKNFSFQDIAAMTRYVQQRDRKLFVTINTLVKEQELPALIDTLAAVEEAGVDAVILQDLGVWRMARNHFPDLELHASTQMTVHNAAGVKQLEKMGFSRGVLARELTLPEIQHIRSQTHLELEHFIHGALCFCFSGQCYFSSYLGGKSGNRGRCTQPCRRRYSQRGKDGYYFSPNDLSAIELLPALQDAGVSSFKIEGRMKSAEYVSNVVQAYRMVMDATGKDRQSAVEDARKLLKQSFGRTPTKGFLAGRQPTDMATPALRGSTGRYLGEVTRATDNKLFFKSRDVLNLGDRIRIQPGSDKVGTAFTVKQLWAGRKPVKKLAAGAACVSHTFKGRFKPGDAVFKVSSQKAFAMSDAACRRRLQQVGAARQPLTLNVAVENQQLIVCAEVGQVCLNASYDVDMFAAKQSPLSKEALEQVFRQCDDAPFELTTFTTGTLPDMIIPPKRLKEVRRDFYQHLQRDVENSRKKHQAQRRKRALASLLPPESPHPAASQEVTVAIKDIREMRALDSHEIDRILVPLTTAVLHRPWKVGQRQRRGVVWDLPFVIFDQEWTTYQKAVSHLIQSGFTQFRLTNLSHFELFKKFADVRLEASYRLFCLNSEAMQAWQDLGAASNELYIEDDADNMKQVVQRRGSHALYAMVYGSIPLITSRIRIPGLKGGQPLLSDRGDGYQVVSKAGLTVLRSDNDFSLCGALPQLYEMGCSGFLVDISHLGVFTPQGKKVLESYRQRRDLPHTSPFNFVAGME